The following coding sequences are from one Peromyscus eremicus chromosome X, PerEre_H2_v1, whole genome shotgun sequence window:
- the LOC131899211 gene encoding histone H2A-Bbd type 1-like — protein sequence MAGKRRRRNVSRSTRAKLQFPVSRVDRFLREGNYSRRLSSSTPVFLAGVLEYLTSNILELAGEEAHMSGKKRISPDHVYQVVQNNEQLHQLFEDNNKSVDDEIPETDED from the coding sequence ATGGCCGGGAAAAGGCGAAGACGGAACGTTTCCCGTTCCACAAGAGCCAAACTTCAATTTCCTGTTAGCCGGGTAGACCGCTTCCTGCGAGAGGGGAACTACTCCCGGCGCCTGAGCTCATCTACACCTGTGTTCCTAGCTGGTGTACTCGAGTACCTGACATCTAACATCCTTGAGTTGGCTGGTGAAGAAGCCCACATGAGCGGCAAGAAGCGCATCAGCCCAGACCACGTCTATCAAGTGGTACAGAACAACGAGCAGCTCCACCAACTCTTCGAAGACAACAACAAATCTGTGGACGACGAGATACCAGAAACCGATGAGGACTGA